A genomic window from Gymnodinialimonas ceratoperidinii includes:
- a CDS encoding serine/threonine protein kinase, with translation MSDAPDPDPAKTRILPDGPAGELPVGATLSSGMYRVTGRIAAGGFGITYEARDNLDRKVAIKECFPAGLALRAGDFTVSAASASTAEPFETARTLFLREARTLATLRHPNIVHVQTLFEENGTAYMAMDFIEGRDLQHVIAHEPELLTPAYVMELTRALLGALDYLHRDAPERGKERLLHRDIKPANIRLDPLDTPVIIDFGAARHETKAQSRAAGTFRVVSDGYSPNEFYIPGTEQGPASDLYSLAATLYHCIAGVAPAAADVRAQKVSNGEDDPYLPLAGRFPAHDPRLLALLDRALARPLRARPVDAAAWLAAIPETAAPPVSDAPVPAAPPAPSGGFWKGVAVAGITSFALVVAAIFALGDPPERDADLRGQLAAAEAAVVGLEADLDTASESARVLQSDVAAASDARDLAEQRAEELARTVSDLRAQLRAASEGDTAEITTLRSQLATAEAEQETALEAQRSLATELSDLQQALEAAQTSAIAPADLEEAQAARAEAEAARDAALAELESLGAEITALEDQIESLGTENPDNSTLIADRDAALAAQEVAERAATRAQSDLQRMAENLAEAEEEAGRLARELRAARATIDLMAANATLPNPGPATGAAGVCPSWASPGEEFRFTGTDIYSPQVLQAEAGGTLDLTACTDMPFNVTGVVNASPAFTLYLTEMAQFRRVEMQVVSVCDTTLLVATNDRVWHFDDNSNGGILPMLNLSGPEAIEGRIDIWIGTTDGSSCMADLEVETWLN, from the coding sequence ATGTCCGACGCCCCAGACCCCGATCCCGCCAAGACAAGGATCCTGCCTGACGGCCCGGCTGGAGAGCTGCCGGTGGGCGCGACGCTCTCATCGGGCATGTACCGCGTCACCGGGCGGATCGCGGCGGGCGGCTTCGGCATCACCTACGAGGCCCGCGACAACCTCGATCGCAAGGTCGCCATCAAGGAATGCTTCCCCGCCGGACTGGCGCTCCGCGCGGGCGATTTCACCGTTTCCGCCGCCAGCGCCTCCACCGCCGAGCCGTTCGAGACCGCGCGCACCCTGTTCCTTCGCGAGGCCCGCACCCTTGCCACCCTGCGCCATCCCAACATCGTCCACGTCCAGACCCTGTTCGAGGAAAACGGCACCGCCTACATGGCGATGGATTTCATCGAAGGCCGCGACCTGCAGCATGTCATCGCCCATGAGCCCGAGCTGCTGACGCCCGCCTATGTCATGGAGCTGACCCGCGCCCTTCTGGGCGCGCTGGATTACCTGCACCGCGACGCCCCCGAACGCGGCAAGGAGCGGCTCCTGCACCGCGATATAAAACCCGCCAACATCCGCCTCGATCCGCTGGACACCCCGGTGATCATCGATTTCGGCGCGGCGCGGCACGAAACCAAGGCGCAGTCGCGCGCGGCGGGCACGTTTCGTGTCGTCTCGGACGGCTATTCGCCCAATGAATTCTACATCCCGGGGACCGAGCAGGGCCCGGCCTCCGACCTCTATTCACTGGCCGCGACGCTCTATCACTGCATCGCCGGGGTGGCGCCGGCCGCCGCCGACGTACGCGCGCAGAAGGTCTCCAACGGCGAGGATGATCCCTATCTGCCGCTCGCCGGGCGCTTCCCGGCCCATGACCCGCGCCTGCTCGCCCTGCTCGACCGCGCGCTGGCCCGCCCCCTGCGCGCGCGCCCTGTCGATGCCGCCGCATGGCTCGCCGCGATCCCCGAGACGGCCGCGCCACCCGTGTCCGACGCGCCGGTCCCGGCCGCCCCTCCCGCGCCGTCCGGCGGCTTCTGGAAGGGCGTCGCCGTGGCCGGCATCACCTCCTTCGCGCTCGTCGTGGCCGCGATCTTCGCCCTGGGTGATCCGCCCGAAAGGGACGCCGATCTGCGCGGCCAATTAGCGGCAGCCGAAGCGGCAGTGGTGGGGCTGGAGGCCGATCTCGACACCGCCTCCGAGAGCGCGCGCGTCTTGCAGAGCGATGTCGCCGCCGCATCGGACGCCCGCGATCTGGCCGAGCAGCGGGCCGAAGAGCTAGCCCGAACGGTGAGCGATCTGCGCGCGCAGTTGCGCGCCGCCAGCGAGGGTGACACCGCCGAAATCACCACCCTGCGCAGCCAGTTGGCGACAGCCGAGGCCGAGCAGGAAACAGCGCTCGAAGCGCAGCGCAGCCTCGCCACGGAGCTAAGCGATCTGCAGCAGGCGTTGGAGGCCGCGCAAACCTCGGCCATTGCGCCCGCCGATCTCGAAGAGGCACAAGCGGCCCGCGCGGAAGCCGAAGCCGCCCGCGACGCGGCCTTGGCCGAGCTCGAAAGCCTCGGCGCGGAGATTACTGCGCTGGAGGATCAGATCGAAAGCCTCGGCACCGAGAACCCCGACAACAGCACCTTGATCGCCGACCGCGATGCCGCCTTGGCCGCGCAGGAGGTGGCCGAGCGCGCCGCCACCCGCGCGCAGTCGGATCTGCAACGCATGGCCGAGAACCTCGCCGAAGCGGAAGAGGAAGCCGGCCGCCTCGCGCGCGAGCTTCGCGCCGCGCGCGCCACCATCGACCTGATGGCCGCCAACGCCACCCTGCCCAACCCCGGCCCTGCCACCGGCGCGGCCGGCGTCTGTCCGTCCTGGGCCAGCCCCGGCGAGGAGTTCCGCTTCACCGGCACCGACATCTACAGCCCGCAGGTCTTGCAGGCCGAGGCCGGCGGCACCCTCGACCTCACCGCCTGCACGGACATGCCCTTCAACGTCACGGGCGTGGTTAACGCGAGCCCCGCCTTCACCCTCTATCTCACCGAGATGGCGCAGTTCCGACGGGTGGAAATGCAGGTCGTCTCGGTATGCGACACGACGCTTCTGGTGGCCACCAACGATCGGGTCTGGCATTTCGACGACAACAGCAACGGGGGCATCCTGCCGATGCTGAACCTCTCGGGCCCCGAGGCGATCGAAGGACGGATCGACATCTGGATCGGGACCACTGACGGATCGAGCTGCATGGCCGACCTGGAAGTGGAGACATGGCTGAATTGA
- a CDS encoding tyrosine-protein phosphatase, translating into MSLSFAQKVAAGLAVWTRRYDGKIDSPRGRWQGQFYADTVDHGLLRKRWTNEGQIAEGLYRSNHPNAATLAAWKARGIVEVISLRRARGAVHEFEAEACAALGLKLRNTALASRAAPKVQALLTLLDIFDTIELPALIHCKSGADRTGLAAAMWAIHVEGKSVAEAKRALGLRHLHFRASKTGVLDRFLEAYEARQAEGEISLRAWIETEYDPASL; encoded by the coding sequence ATGTCTTTGAGTTTCGCACAAAAAGTGGCTGCCGGTCTGGCGGTCTGGACCCGTCGCTACGACGGCAAGATCGACAGTCCCCGCGGGCGCTGGCAAGGGCAATTCTATGCCGATACGGTCGATCACGGTCTGCTGCGGAAACGCTGGACGAACGAAGGGCAGATCGCCGAGGGGCTGTACCGGTCCAACCATCCCAACGCCGCGACGCTGGCGGCATGGAAGGCGCGGGGCATCGTCGAGGTGATCAGCCTGCGCCGGGCGCGCGGTGCGGTCCATGAGTTCGAGGCCGAGGCCTGCGCGGCGCTTGGTCTGAAGCTGCGCAACACCGCGCTCGCCTCGCGCGCGGCGCCGAAGGTGCAGGCGCTGTTAACCCTTCTCGACATTTTCGACACGATCGAACTGCCGGCGTTGATCCATTGCAAGTCGGGCGCCGACCGGACCGGGTTGGCGGCGGCGATGTGGGCGATCCATGTGGAGGGTAAATCGGTCGCCGAGGCCAAGCGCGCGCTTGGTTTGCGGCACCTGCATTTCCGGGCCTCCAAGACCGGCGTTCTGGACCGGTTTCTGGAAGCTTACGAGGCCCGTCAGGCCGAGGGAGAGATCAGCCTGCGCGCGTGGATCGAGACGGAGTACGATCCGGCAAGTCTCTGA
- a CDS encoding WD40 repeat domain-containing serine/threonine protein kinase, giving the protein MAETPSTPRGPDAVTHLLPAGELPAGWTLLEGQYEIVRLIASGGFGITYLARDTLGRDVAVKECFPLGLAQRAAMSHTVSATSAGTSEHFETARAQFLREANMLAGLRHPNVVHVQSLFEENGTAYMAMDFIHGRDLNEEIEDAPLPPERVLSLARELLGALDYVHAQGVLHRDIKPQNIRIDTFGKPKLIDFGAARAETQARSRMAGTFRVVTDGYSPHEFYVSGAKQGPHSDLYALAATLHHLISGAAPVAADERASAMATGQPDPYQPIAGRFPDHDPRLLHLIDRALRMVPEDRPANAAAWLTALTDAPISPESADAPAARGAGLAKGVALGALLAALVGAGIWAVQPPWLTPGMEEMQAEMAGLSTALADATTARETAANNLIALEETLASAQSELARLEAASGDMTATLAELDAAREARDAAARQIADLQAELTAQDALAEELLSTQAQREAALSRAETAEAQAAEAQTRLTEAETETGALTNEIETLEAEGETTRARVNALEASLAEATSRLVEARTTAALLARAEADLSTTEAALNAATIRAATLDAQLDLAVAQGAELEAVEAELRRVEGALETAEAARLRLSEEIAALENAPLPNLAEVNSLRENVAELERENRDLQGQLAELEASNDALTAALTEAEAALSAAQQAALEARGGWEPQATLRAPNGTFALLPRFSWDNRRIAAVDSTGGIALYDRRTGTYEAHLARGIPDRVVRLGFSPGGAYLIATTPEGAPNRLYDVRRRREILRFEPVTVTTANRAISTDEQFFVYTRASENGIVNVVNTSLAALADPDETATERVITSVPAGTSIRVAFSETRNEINVLTPSDIRVFAPDGTLLQTAPNQIGAVAALAPIGEDQGFLVLHGNGDVRIYDNLIAQNLTETLAAQTTYATYRLSGDRLNFLRAGTERWEVIDLLSGTLRGTGPIDADTRDATLSLSADGQMIFIGATETRDARLLDVATGLEIQNFGDAAQGYFSFDNSYLATGRDAGAEAQIWRMGAAEYGSDLSGCTEIDRAMEGIPILPNALERRRNFSVAAGGSISLTDCLDVQDPALRRALSRRPLGVYVSRAPDVAIDILGTGRDYAAAVSVEASCAPTIIARFGDDWRFAPPGAPLRLSDSGRTTRALDVWLATPEGVECDARITLAGNVEN; this is encoded by the coding sequence ATGGCCGAGACGCCTTCCACCCCGCGCGGTCCCGATGCCGTCACCCACCTGCTGCCCGCCGGAGAGCTTCCCGCGGGCTGGACGCTGTTGGAGGGCCAATACGAGATCGTGCGCCTGATCGCCTCGGGCGGTTTCGGCATCACCTACCTCGCCCGCGACACCCTGGGCCGCGACGTGGCGGTGAAGGAATGCTTCCCCCTCGGCCTCGCCCAACGCGCGGCGATGTCTCACACCGTCAGCGCCACGTCGGCGGGAACCTCGGAACACTTCGAAACGGCACGCGCCCAATTTCTGCGCGAAGCCAATATGTTAGCGGGGCTGCGCCATCCCAATGTCGTCCACGTGCAAAGCCTGTTCGAGGAAAACGGCACCGCCTACATGGCGATGGATTTCATCCACGGCCGGGACCTGAACGAAGAGATCGAGGACGCCCCCCTGCCCCCCGAGCGCGTGCTGTCGCTAGCGCGAGAGCTTCTGGGCGCGCTCGATTATGTGCACGCGCAGGGCGTGCTGCACCGCGATATCAAACCCCAGAACATCCGGATCGATACCTTCGGCAAACCGAAGCTGATCGACTTCGGCGCCGCGCGCGCCGAGACCCAGGCCCGCTCGCGCATGGCCGGCACGTTCCGGGTGGTGACCGATGGCTATTCGCCCCACGAATTCTATGTCTCGGGCGCCAAACAGGGGCCGCATTCCGATCTCTACGCCCTCGCCGCGACGCTGCATCACCTGATCTCCGGCGCGGCTCCGGTGGCCGCCGACGAACGCGCCAGCGCCATGGCGACGGGCCAGCCCGACCCCTATCAACCCATCGCCGGGCGCTTCCCCGACCATGATCCCCGCCTGCTCCATCTCATCGATCGCGCCCTGCGCATGGTGCCGGAGGATCGCCCCGCCAATGCCGCAGCTTGGTTAACCGCGTTAACCGATGCACCGATCAGCCCGGAAAGCGCCGACGCTCCCGCCGCACGTGGCGCGGGGTTGGCCAAAGGCGTGGCCCTCGGCGCACTTCTGGCGGCTCTGGTCGGCGCAGGCATCTGGGCCGTGCAGCCTCCGTGGCTCACCCCCGGCATGGAGGAGATGCAGGCGGAAATGGCGGGGCTCTCGACGGCCTTGGCCGATGCGACCACGGCGCGAGAAACAGCGGCTAACAATTTGATTGCACTGGAGGAAACTCTCGCCAGCGCGCAGTCCGAATTGGCCCGACTGGAAGCCGCCAGCGGTGACATGACGGCGACCCTGGCCGAACTCGACGCCGCGCGAGAGGCCCGGGACGCCGCCGCCCGCCAGATCGCCGACTTGCAGGCAGAACTCACTGCACAGGATGCGCTTGCCGAGGAATTGCTCTCTACGCAGGCGCAACGAGAAGCGGCGCTGTCACGGGCCGAAACCGCCGAGGCGCAGGCGGCCGAGGCGCAGACGCGCCTGACTGAGGCCGAGACGGAGACCGGCGCGTTAACCAATGAGATCGAGACCCTCGAGGCCGAGGGCGAAACCACCCGCGCCCGCGTCAACGCGCTGGAGGCGAGCCTTGCGGAAGCCACCTCGCGCCTCGTGGAAGCGCGCACCACGGCGGCCCTTCTGGCCCGCGCGGAGGCCGATCTGTCGACCACCGAAGCCGCGCTCAACGCTGCCACGATCCGCGCCGCCACCCTTGATGCGCAGCTTGATCTGGCGGTCGCCCAAGGGGCGGAACTGGAGGCCGTCGAAGCAGAGTTGCGCCGGGTCGAGGGCGCGTTGGAGACGGCCGAAGCGGCGCGCCTCAGGCTCAGCGAAGAGATCGCGGCGTTGGAAAACGCGCCCCTGCCCAACCTCGCCGAAGTCAATTCTCTGCGCGAGAACGTGGCAGAACTCGAGCGTGAAAACAGGGACTTGCAAGGGCAACTCGCGGAGCTCGAGGCCAGCAACGACGCACTGACCGCTGCCCTCACCGAAGCTGAAGCGGCGCTGAGCGCGGCTCAGCAGGCCGCCCTTGAGGCCCGCGGCGGATGGGAGCCGCAAGCCACGCTGCGCGCCCCAAACGGGACCTTCGCCCTGCTGCCGCGCTTCTCGTGGGACAACCGTCGGATCGCCGCGGTCGACAGCACCGGGGGCATCGCGCTCTACGACCGGCGCACCGGCACCTACGAGGCGCATCTGGCGCGCGGCATCCCGGATCGCGTCGTCCGTCTGGGCTTTTCTCCGGGCGGTGCCTACCTGATCGCCACGACCCCTGAAGGCGCGCCCAATAGGCTCTATGACGTGCGCAGGCGCCGCGAAATCCTGCGGTTCGAGCCGGTCACGGTAACCACGGCCAACCGCGCGATCAGCACCGACGAGCAGTTTTTCGTCTACACACGCGCCAGCGAGAACGGGATCGTTAACGTCGTTAATACTTCGCTCGCAGCCCTTGCCGATCCCGATGAAACCGCCACCGAGCGTGTCATCACCTCGGTTCCCGCCGGCACCTCCATCCGCGTCGCCTTCTCGGAAACCCGGAATGAAATCAACGTCCTGACCCCTTCTGACATCCGCGTCTTCGCGCCGGATGGGACGCTTCTGCAGACCGCGCCCAACCAGATCGGCGCGGTCGCGGCCCTTGCGCCAATCGGCGAGGATCAGGGGTTCCTGGTCCTCCACGGTAACGGCGACGTGAGGATTTACGACAATCTCATCGCCCAAAACCTGACCGAGACGCTGGCCGCCCAGACGACTTACGCAACCTACCGCCTCTCCGGAGATCGCCTCAATTTCCTGCGCGCAGGCACCGAGCGGTGGGAGGTGATCGACCTGCTGTCCGGAACGCTCCGCGGCACCGGACCGATCGATGCCGACACGCGCGACGCCACGCTTTCGCTTTCCGCCGACGGCCAGATGATCTTCATCGGCGCGACCGAGACCCGCGACGCGCGGCTTCTGGACGTCGCCACAGGGTTGGAAATTCAGAACTTCGGCGATGCGGCGCAGGGCTATTTCAGCTTCGACAACAGCTACCTCGCCACCGGTCGCGACGCCGGGGCGGAGGCGCAGATCTGGCGCATGGGGGCGGCTGAGTACGGGTCCGACCTGAGCGGCTGCACCGAGATCGACCGCGCGATGGAGGGCATCCCGATTTTGCCCAACGCCCTGGAAAGACGGCGCAATTTCTCGGTCGCAGCGGGCGGCTCGATCAGCCTGACCGACTGTCTGGATGTGCAGGACCCGGCCTTGCGACGTGCGCTCTCCCGCCGTCCACTGGGTGTCTACGTCAGCCGCGCGCCCGATGTGGCGATCGACATCCTCGGCACCGGCCGTGACTACGCCGCCGCTGTCTCTGTCGAGGCCAGTTGCGCGCCGACGATCATCGCGCGCTTCGGCGACGACTGGCGTTTCGCGCCGCCGGGTGCGCCCCTCAGGCTCTCGGACAGCGGCCGCACGACCCGCGCGCTGGACGTCTGGCTCGCGACACCGGAAGGGGTCGAATGCGACGCGCGGATCACCCTCGCCGGGAACGTCGAGAACTGA
- a CDS encoding sulfite exporter TauE/SafE family protein: MAAITRVWVPTHLGLLLLGYLWLLGQSALDLGVLTGLWFFFPVGVIGAIIANATGTGGGVVFVPIFTALQEGGIALPPELLRIATLKPEESVAVSFAIQCFGMSVGALAWARAIFVKEALAWDERVSGQTLMALTFAPLATGVPALLLTQTYVEIAGATLLIWFKLFSLSLGITLLIFAWAQRRQAARERKLWVSPRELWALLGIGVIGGMVTALFSVGIGEFLAIYLILRRFPTKVAIAVAVWVSVVCVLVGVWDGYFAGLVRLEIVLIAVPGAVVGGALAKGIAQLLGALWLKTLASLWIIGSSLYLLLG, from the coding sequence ATGGCCGCCATAACTCGTGTCTGGGTGCCGACCCACCTGGGCCTCCTGCTGCTCGGCTATCTCTGGTTGCTCGGGCAAAGCGCGCTCGATCTCGGCGTGCTGACGGGCCTTTGGTTCTTCTTCCCGGTAGGCGTGATCGGCGCGATCATCGCCAATGCGACGGGAACGGGCGGCGGCGTGGTCTTTGTGCCGATCTTCACCGCGCTGCAGGAGGGCGGCATCGCCTTGCCGCCGGAATTGCTGCGGATCGCCACCTTGAAACCGGAGGAATCGGTGGCCGTCTCCTTCGCGATCCAGTGCTTTGGCATGTCCGTCGGCGCGCTGGCTTGGGCGCGCGCTATCTTCGTGAAAGAGGCGCTGGCCTGGGATGAGAGGGTCTCGGGGCAAACGTTAATGGCGTTAACCTTTGCGCCGCTGGCAACCGGCGTGCCGGCGCTTTTGCTGACGCAAACCTACGTGGAGATCGCCGGCGCGACGCTGCTGATCTGGTTCAAACTCTTCTCCCTCAGCCTCGGCATCACGCTGCTGATCTTTGCCTGGGCGCAACGGCGGCAAGCAGCGCGGGAGCGCAAACTTTGGGTCTCGCCGAGGGAGCTTTGGGCCTTGCTCGGGATCGGCGTGATCGGCGGCATGGTGACGGCACTCTTCTCGGTCGGGATCGGAGAGTTCCTTGCCATCTACCTGATCCTGCGCCGTTTTCCGACCAAGGTCGCGATCGCCGTCGCGGTCTGGGTCAGCGTCGTCTGCGTGCTGGTCGGCGTGTGGGATGGCTATTTCGCGGGCCTCGTCCGGCTTGAAATCGTGCTCATCGCAGTGCCGGGGGCGGTGGTGGGCGGCGCGCTGGCCAAGGGGATCGCGCAGCTTCTGGGCGCGCTCTGGCTCAAGACGCTGGCCTCGCTCTGGATCATCGGCTCCAGTCTCTACCTGCTGCTTGGTTAA
- a CDS encoding FHA domain-containing protein: protein MIEYPVRFRVRQIGIDGNTIGPSRILLCEEPGSFLIGKTEAADVPLSGDAVSRRHLSLVLETERVAVRDEGSTNGTFVNGTRIDEVTLSVGDQVSLPGWLLELLGPAESKARVADVGGVAVDASLVSRLVITDDDAPPVSRRRFPDAEFGARDSVDVVALRASGNPVEEARFCAVGGGLGSFAWVDHLRCYGVSATDITVIGTEKTCYQTYKRYCKNSQIPDHERLRSNSQSRPDNMWGFPGYALREAARGTGFAGLLQVLAEPTLAQSYTPRAGDVFDSLDAEAARIGWAEMLVKAQVLGLRKTTDGRYAVAYKLWGGEAIGAARNRYLVADVVHLATGYPATRFVDDFQTFISNHPEARAQVANAYEPHDQMYLEAEKRDGPVQVVVRGRGIVASRIIQRLHEARAKNPALRIVHSMRGALGPRDGAQFGQARRMVRNDVQIQPFNWPKSCWGGDLRALYEAADTPTRGALLAQLGGTTTAERRDWMEIVERGSEEGWYRPVFGAIERLSPLPPDGAQPAGVRVEIATPEGNVAQINADYLIDCTGLIADISRAPLLADLLETYDLPRNHAYSAEGEGPLQATGLACSDDFEIERLRNDAGRVYAAGTITSGGPYLAVDSFLGLQYAALRAVDHLAVERHHKVRPLGPLRSTLGWTKWMIGARP, encoded by the coding sequence ATGATTGAATATCCCGTCCGGTTCCGGGTGCGCCAGATCGGCATCGACGGCAACACGATCGGCCCTTCACGGATCTTGCTGTGCGAAGAGCCGGGCAGCTTCCTGATCGGCAAGACCGAGGCCGCCGATGTGCCGCTTTCGGGCGATGCCGTATCGCGGCGCCACCTGTCGCTGGTGTTGGAGACCGAGCGCGTCGCGGTGCGCGATGAGGGCTCCACCAACGGCACCTTCGTGAATGGCACCCGCATCGACGAAGTGACGCTCTCAGTCGGCGATCAGGTCTCGCTGCCGGGCTGGCTGCTGGAGCTTCTCGGCCCGGCGGAAAGCAAGGCGCGTGTGGCGGATGTGGGCGGCGTGGCGGTGGATGCGAGCCTCGTCAGCCGCCTGGTGATCACCGATGACGACGCGCCCCCGGTCTCGCGCCGACGCTTCCCCGATGCGGAATTCGGCGCGCGCGATAGCGTCGACGTGGTGGCCCTGCGCGCTTCCGGCAACCCGGTGGAAGAGGCGCGGTTCTGCGCCGTGGGGGGCGGTCTGGGCAGCTTCGCCTGGGTCGATCACCTGCGCTGCTACGGCGTGTCGGCCACCGACATCACGGTGATCGGCACCGAGAAGACCTGCTATCAGACCTACAAAAGATACTGCAAGAACAGCCAGATACCCGATCACGAACGGCTGCGCTCCAACTCGCAAAGCCGCCCCGACAACATGTGGGGCTTCCCCGGATACGCGCTGCGCGAGGCGGCGCGGGGCACCGGCTTCGCGGGCCTCCTGCAAGTGTTGGCAGAGCCCACCCTGGCACAATCCTACACGCCGCGGGCGGGCGATGTGTTCGACAGCCTCGATGCAGAGGCCGCGCGGATTGGATGGGCGGAGATGTTGGTCAAGGCGCAGGTGCTCGGCCTGCGCAAAACCACGGACGGGCGCTACGCCGTGGCCTACAAGCTTTGGGGCGGGGAGGCGATCGGCGCGGCGCGCAACCGCTACCTCGTGGCAGATGTCGTGCATCTAGCGACAGGCTACCCCGCCACGCGATTTGTCGATGATTTCCAGACGTTTATCAGCAACCACCCCGAGGCGCGGGCGCAGGTGGCCAATGCCTATGAGCCCCACGACCAGATGTATCTGGAGGCCGAGAAGCGCGACGGCCCGGTGCAGGTCGTGGTGCGCGGGCGGGGGATCGTGGCCTCTCGGATCATTCAGCGGCTACACGAGGCGCGGGCGAAAAATCCGGCGCTTCGCATCGTCCATTCCATGCGCGGCGCGCTGGGCCCGCGCGACGGGGCGCAGTTCGGGCAGGCGCGCCGGATGGTGCGCAATGACGTGCAGATCCAGCCCTTCAACTGGCCGAAATCCTGCTGGGGCGGCGACCTGCGCGCGCTCTACGAGGCGGCCGACACCCCCACGCGCGGCGCGCTTCTGGCGCAACTGGGCGGCACGACAACGGCCGAGCGCCGCGACTGGATGGAGATCGTGGAGCGCGGCAGCGAGGAGGGCTGGTACCGCCCGGTTTTCGGCGCGATCGAGCGCCTGTCGCCGCTGCCGCCCGACGGCGCGCAACCCGCCGGCGTGCGCGTCGAGATCGCCACACCGGAGGGCAACGTTGCGCAGATCAACGCCGATTATCTTATTGATTGCACGGGGTTGATCGCGGACATCAGCCGCGCGCCGCTGCTTGCGGACCTGCTTGAAACCTACGACCTCCCCCGCAATCACGCCTACAGCGCCGAGGGGGAGGGGCCGTTGCAGGCGACGGGTCTGGCCTGCTCGGACGACTTCGAGATCGAGCGCCTGCGCAATGATGCCGGGCGGGTCTACGCCGCGGGCACGATCACGAGTGGCGGGCCGTATCTGGCGGTCGACAGCTTCCTCGGGTTGCAATACGCCGCCCTGCGCGCGGTCGATCACCTGGCAGTAGAGCGTCACCACAAGGTGCGCCCCCTCGGCCCGCTGCGCTCGACGCTCGGCTGGACGAAATGGATGATCGGAGCGCGCCCATGA
- a CDS encoding PP2C family protein-serine/threonine phosphatase, translated as MSPTGYDVATALWQGARPYQEDTLLADFHGGMDRGFAVLADGMGGHAAGDLASRLAVIDAASHLKFLIHDGPALEKTLHAELTSAIETANEVLRDRAADDPRLKGMGTTFLATVIFEDRLYWASVGDSPLYLWRENGLRRLNADHSMAPVIDQMARAGEITEAEATAHPDRNALTSVLMGRPLKAMDVPETATVLDPGDVLVQASDGVQFLDDKKISAIIGKAVAAGESSAGIARALIAALQERDDPTQDNTAIMVLQLTHAAGAGGGAHAGAAASGVVASERAVGTAAATTPRAATPTDIPRPAGARRWPVPVALLSGAAAMAAVAFVAPGVFTPQDPARAPETLEIAAAPEPAPEPEPSPEAAPAPVPAPPAASLAPGTASSGGEGSAGSVGTGTFSAVEALTAAPAPVFDDSATAPTTAVPTARPAPPSAPVAEVADAVAAPVAVLPVKFAARAGSPSLVPQTDAPAVAPLREGISAPVAPLVPEAQPISEREQRLPSASDASRRSGG; from the coding sequence ATGAGCCCGACCGGCTACGATGTTGCCACGGCCCTCTGGCAGGGCGCGCGCCCCTATCAGGAGGATACCCTGCTGGCCGATTTTCACGGCGGCATGGACCGGGGCTTCGCGGTGCTGGCCGATGGGATGGGCGGCCATGCGGCGGGGGACCTCGCCTCGCGGCTGGCGGTGATCGACGCGGCCAGCCACCTGAAATTCCTGATCCACGACGGCCCGGCGCTGGAGAAAACGCTCCACGCCGAGCTGACCTCGGCCATCGAGACGGCGAACGAGGTGCTGCGCGACCGGGCGGCGGATGATCCGCGCCTCAAAGGCATGGGAACGACCTTCCTTGCCACGGTAATCTTCGAGGATCGGCTCTATTGGGCCTCGGTCGGGGACAGCCCGCTCTACCTCTGGCGCGAGAACGGGTTGCGCCGCCTGAATGCGGACCATTCGATGGCGCCGGTGATCGACCAGATGGCCCGAGCCGGAGAGATCACCGAGGCCGAGGCGACAGCCCACCCCGACCGAAACGCGCTGACCTCGGTGTTGATGGGACGCCCCTTGAAGGCGATGGACGTGCCGGAAACCGCAACGGTGCTCGACCCCGGTGATGTGCTGGTGCAGGCCTCGGACGGGGTGCAATTCCTTGACGACAAAAAGATTTCCGCGATCATTGGCAAGGCGGTCGCGGCGGGCGAGAGCAGCGCCGGGATCGCGCGCGCCCTGATCGCGGCCTTGCAGGAGCGCGACGACCCGACCCAGGACAACACCGCGATCATGGTGCTGCAACTGACGCACGCGGCGGGGGCTGGCGGCGGCGCTCACGCGGGCGCGGCGGCAAGCGGTGTCGTGGCGTCGGAGCGCGCCGTCGGGACGGCGGCGGCAACAACGCCCCGCGCGGCGACGCCCACCGACATCCCCCGGCCTGCGGGCGCGCGGCGGTGGCCGGTGCCGGTCGCGCTGTTGAGCGGGGCGGCTGCCATGGCCGCCGTGGCGTTCGTAGCACCTGGGGTGTTCACGCCACAGGATCCCGCGCGCGCGCCCGAGACGTTGGAGATCGCCGCGGCACCTGAGCCTGCGCCAGAACCCGAGCCATCGCCCGAGGCTGCACCCGCACCTGTGCCCGCGCCGCCCGCCGCCAGCCTGGCGCCGGGCACGGCTTCGTCTGGTGGCGAGGGGAGCGCGGGAAGTGTCGGAACCGGTACCTTCAGCGCCGTCGAGGCCCTGACCGCCGCGCCTGCGCCCGTCTTCGACGATAGTGCCACTGCTCCGACCACGGCGGTGCCGACGGCGCGACCCGCGCCGCCCTCGGCGCCCGTGGCGGAGGTGGCTGACGCCGTGGCCGCGCCTGTTGCCGTACTCCCGGTGAAATTCGCGGCGCGCGCGGGCAGCCCCTCGCTGGTGCCGCAAACCGATGCGCCGGCCGTGGCCCCGCTGCGCGAGGGTATCAGCGCGCCGGTCGCGCCGCTTGTCCCCGAGGCTCAGCCGATCTCGGAGCGGGAGCAGCGCTTGCCAAGTGCCTCGGACGCTTCCCGCCGGTCGGGGGGCTGA